The following coding sequences lie in one Nitratireductor mangrovi genomic window:
- a CDS encoding putative bifunctional diguanylate cyclase/phosphodiesterase — protein MLIPGQAGLHGMFRFLPNRRGPLALFVLLVAAGTVVVSVLTAGFVYWTVGPESYTWKHHLLIAAAIPSVVAPLVIFPLVSLASRLHATSERLRAFAFTDQLTGLPNVYALHGHLERETKAGKDFALHYVDIDKLKEVNNTLGHDAGDHFIQSTAKRLEEIAGESCYLARMGGDEFAVVQMNVSSADEAQIFARQLARDLSGSIGIRDTTVTISVHIGIAMWPKSAVTARELLKAAHLAMHRACEADVQSQLFDDDLRYRAEHNRRLEQRLALAVRNRDFTLAFQPIYDSRVPGRIASVEALLRWEDADSSPVSPGEFIPIAERTGQILELGEWALHEACRQARRWPNQISLAVNISAVQFLKSDIPKLVRSALKETGLPADRLTLEITESVLIGDVSVIGPQLDKLHALGVKLALDDFGSGYCGINYIRQFNVDKVKIDKTLIDEALKGPRAFNILSGVCRIAHDCGLVIVAEGLDSIEKLKMVNDLGVDEVQGYLLSRPVSASEITTLSQAILPRLWPSGAPRDAISDAPWFSLAASGRR, from the coding sequence ATGCTGATACCGGGACAGGCCGGTTTGCACGGCATGTTTAGGTTTCTCCCCAATCGCCGCGGTCCTCTGGCTCTCTTCGTGCTTCTTGTGGCTGCCGGAACGGTCGTGGTTTCTGTGCTCACCGCAGGATTTGTCTATTGGACGGTCGGTCCGGAGTCTTACACCTGGAAGCATCATCTGCTTATTGCGGCTGCCATTCCGAGCGTTGTGGCGCCTCTTGTCATCTTTCCACTTGTGTCGCTGGCGAGCAGACTCCACGCAACATCCGAACGCCTTCGAGCGTTTGCGTTCACGGACCAGCTGACCGGCCTGCCGAATGTCTATGCCCTGCACGGTCACCTCGAGCGTGAGACGAAGGCGGGCAAGGATTTTGCCCTGCACTATGTCGACATCGACAAGCTCAAGGAGGTCAACAACACCCTCGGTCACGACGCGGGAGACCACTTCATCCAGTCGACCGCGAAACGCTTGGAGGAGATCGCTGGCGAGAGTTGCTACCTGGCCCGCATGGGTGGAGACGAGTTTGCCGTCGTTCAAATGAACGTCAGTTCCGCAGACGAAGCGCAGATTTTCGCACGCCAGCTAGCAAGGGATCTGTCAGGTTCGATAGGTATTCGGGATACCACCGTCACCATTTCGGTTCATATCGGAATCGCGATGTGGCCGAAAAGTGCTGTCACTGCGCGCGAACTGTTGAAGGCTGCACATCTGGCGATGCACCGCGCGTGCGAAGCCGATGTCCAGTCGCAACTCTTTGACGACGACCTGCGCTATCGGGCAGAACACAATCGAAGGCTCGAACAACGCCTTGCGCTTGCAGTTCGCAATCGTGACTTCACCCTGGCGTTCCAGCCTATTTATGACAGTCGTGTTCCGGGTCGAATTGCTTCGGTCGAGGCATTGCTCCGATGGGAGGATGCCGATAGTTCCCCTGTTTCCCCGGGGGAGTTCATACCGATCGCAGAACGCACCGGGCAAATCCTGGAACTGGGAGAATGGGCGTTGCACGAAGCCTGCCGTCAGGCTCGACGATGGCCAAACCAGATATCTCTCGCAGTGAACATCTCCGCGGTCCAGTTCCTGAAGTCCGACATTCCGAAACTGGTTCGAAGTGCGCTGAAGGAAACAGGCCTGCCCGCGGACCGCCTTACGCTGGAAATAACGGAGTCGGTGTTGATTGGCGACGTGTCAGTGATCGGTCCGCAGCTGGACAAACTCCATGCGCTTGGCGTCAAGCTTGCCCTGGACGATTTTGGCTCGGGCTATTGTGGCATCAACTACATCCGGCAGTTCAATGTCGACAAGGTCAAGATCGACAAGACGCTCATCGATGAGGCGTTGAAAGGCCCGCGAGCTTTCAACATTCTGAGTGGAGTCTGCCGGATCGCGCACGATTGTGGCTTGGTCATCGTGGCTGAAGGGCTGGATTCCATCGAAAAGCTCAAGATGGTCAACGATCTCGGAGTAGACGAGGTGCAAGGTTACCTGCTTTCCAGGCCGGTCTCTGCATCAGAGATCACTACGTTGTCGCAGGCCATTCTCCCCCGACTATGGCCCTCTGGCGCTCCGCGCGACGCGATCTCAGACGCACCGTGGTTTTCATTGGCAGCAAGCGGGCGACGTTGA